The following are encoded together in the Erwinia sp. E602 genome:
- the mdcC gene encoding malonate decarboxylase acyl carrier protein, whose amino-acid sequence MQQITLTVPATRSLNGRALAGVVGSGDMEVLFVAGPGTTLGVTITTSVDNSERRWQALFDRLAEFGVLAAGQMTIHDFAATPGVARIRIEQVFEEVAGA is encoded by the coding sequence ATGCAACAGATAACCTTAACGGTTCCCGCCACCCGCAGCCTGAACGGCAGGGCGCTGGCCGGCGTGGTCGGCTCCGGCGATATGGAAGTGCTGTTTGTTGCCGGGCCCGGCACCACGCTCGGCGTCACCATTACCACCTCGGTGGACAACAGCGAACGCCGCTGGCAGGCGCTGTTCGACCGGCTGGCGGAATTCGGCGTGCTGGCCGCCGGGCAGATGACCATTCACGACTTTGCCGCCACGCCCGGCGTGGCGCGGATCCGCATTGAGCAGGTATTTGAGGAGGTGGCCGGTGCGTAA
- a CDS encoding biotin-independent malonate decarboxylase subunit beta, translating into MRNDSSFIELNARQRARLLLDAGSFRELLDPFDGVMSPWLAGQGIVPQADDGMVVAKGTIDGEPAVVIAIEGAFQGGSMGEVSGAKMAAALELAADDHRNGTPTRAVLCLETGGVRLQEANLGLAAIADIHAAIVDLRRYTPVVGIIAGTVGCFGGMSIAAGLCSQLIVTREARLGLNGPQVIEQEAGIEEYDSRDRPFIWSLSGGEVRSRSGLADVMVADGQQAVRQAMRDALDRGVPLPHRSQRDDYYLPRLAEADTRQQADARQVTALFNGEERP; encoded by the coding sequence GTGCGTAACGACAGCAGCTTTATTGAACTGAACGCCCGCCAGCGCGCGCGCCTGCTGCTGGACGCCGGCAGCTTTCGCGAACTGCTTGACCCGTTCGACGGCGTGATGTCGCCGTGGCTGGCCGGGCAGGGCATCGTGCCGCAGGCGGATGACGGCATGGTGGTGGCGAAGGGCACCATCGACGGCGAACCGGCGGTGGTCATCGCCATCGAAGGGGCGTTTCAGGGGGGCAGCATGGGGGAAGTCTCCGGCGCGAAGATGGCGGCGGCGCTGGAGCTGGCGGCGGACGATCACCGCAACGGCACGCCAACCCGTGCCGTGCTGTGCCTGGAGACCGGCGGCGTGCGCCTGCAGGAGGCCAACCTCGGGCTGGCGGCGATTGCCGATATCCACGCGGCGATCGTTGACCTGCGCCGTTATACCCCGGTGGTGGGGATCATCGCCGGCACCGTCGGCTGCTTCGGCGGCATGTCGATCGCCGCCGGGCTGTGCAGCCAGCTGATCGTCACCCGCGAGGCGCGGCTGGGGCTGAACGGCCCGCAGGTGATCGAGCAGGAGGCGGGCATTGAAGAGTATGACTCGCGCGACCGGCCGTTTATCTGGAGCCTGAGCGGCGGTGAGGTTCGCAGCCGCAGCGGGCTGGCGGATGTGATGGTGGCGGACGGCCAGCAGGCGGTGCGCCAGGCAATGCGCGACGCGCTGGATCGCGGCGTGCCCCTGCCGCATCGCTCGCAGCGTGATGACTATTATCTGCCGCGCCTGGCAGAGGCAGACACGCGGCAGCAGGCGGATGCACGGCAGGTGACGGCACTGTTTAACGGGGAGGAACGGCCATGA
- the mdcE gene encoding biotin-independent malonate decarboxylase subunit gamma → MNQPTGRGEIWLQQLTGGATRMPGLCASVQVAEGEVGAEPARFIAVVADAQNHYPRAAGGEVGLLEGWTLAKVVSGTVAADRQRTLKRPIVAVIDVPSQAYGRREEAFGIHQSLAAAAGAYAEARLAGHPVIGLIVGRAMSGAFLAHGYQANRLIAFNDPGVQIHAMGKAAAARITLRSVEALEKLAQSVPPMAYDIGSYHSLGLLEALLDIRQPDAPGAEDVAQVQQALAAAVAAARRDPGLQCRLGAENRRSSLRVREMMRSQW, encoded by the coding sequence ATGAATCAGCCAACGGGGCGTGGTGAAATCTGGTTGCAGCAGCTGACCGGCGGTGCGACGCGCATGCCAGGGCTGTGCGCATCGGTGCAGGTTGCGGAGGGTGAGGTGGGCGCCGAACCCGCGCGTTTTATCGCCGTGGTGGCGGACGCACAGAACCACTATCCGCGCGCGGCGGGCGGTGAGGTCGGCCTGCTGGAAGGCTGGACGCTGGCGAAGGTGGTCAGCGGGACCGTGGCGGCCGATCGCCAGCGGACGCTGAAGCGGCCGATCGTGGCGGTGATCGACGTGCCTAGCCAGGCCTACGGCCGCCGCGAGGAGGCGTTTGGCATCCACCAGTCGCTGGCCGCCGCCGCCGGAGCTTACGCCGAAGCGCGGCTGGCCGGCCACCCGGTGATCGGGCTGATCGTCGGCAGGGCGATGTCCGGCGCGTTTCTGGCGCACGGTTACCAGGCCAACCGGCTGATCGCCTTCAACGATCCCGGCGTGCAGATCCACGCAATGGGCAAGGCGGCGGCGGCGCGCATCACCCTGCGCAGCGTAGAGGCGCTGGAAAAACTGGCGCAGAGCGTGCCGCCGATGGCCTACGACATTGGCAGCTACCACAGCCTGGGCCTGCTGGAAGCGCTGCTGGATATTCGCCAGCCGGACGCGCCAGGCGCCGAAGACGTGGCGCAGGTGCAGCAGGCGCTGGCCGCCGCGGTGGCCGCCGCGCGGCGTGACCCCGGCCTGCAGTGCCGCCTGGGAGCGGAGAACCGCCGCAGTTCGTTGCGGGTGCGGGAGATGATGCGCAGCCAGTGGTAG
- a CDS encoding malonate decarboxylase holo-ACP synthase has product MIFQPHDLLWVRAPGALSGELPDWVASQWRSALPLVVRRDSDPQQGRIPVGIRGLKREQRAAAWVDPAQVLRVLAPEALSTPQQLLASPFVSQQPLQAAIQLAQQRWPWIWGITGSAGYALATEVPVMHHQSDLDLLIRCPQPVAEQALRAWQQFVSQLPCRVDTQVETPYGGFALAEWLRDGQVLLKTARGPLLTRQPWGPQP; this is encoded by the coding sequence ATGATTTTTCAGCCACACGATCTGCTCTGGGTACGAGCGCCTGGCGCGCTATCGGGCGAGCTGCCCGACTGGGTGGCAAGCCAGTGGCGCAGTGCGCTGCCGCTGGTGGTGCGCCGCGACAGCGATCCACAGCAGGGGCGTATTCCGGTGGGCATTCGCGGGCTGAAGCGTGAGCAGCGGGCGGCGGCCTGGGTAGACCCTGCGCAGGTGTTGCGGGTACTGGCCCCGGAAGCGCTCAGCACCCCGCAGCAGCTGCTGGCTTCACCGTTTGTCTCGCAGCAGCCGCTGCAGGCGGCGATTCAGCTGGCGCAGCAGCGCTGGCCCTGGATCTGGGGCATCACCGGTAGCGCCGGCTACGCGCTGGCGACCGAAGTGCCGGTGATGCATCATCAGAGCGACCTCGACCTGCTGATCCGCTGCCCGCAGCCGGTGGCGGAGCAGGCGCTGCGCGCCTGGCAGCAGTTTGTCAGCCAGCTACCCTGCCGGGTGGATACCCAGGTCGAGACGCCGTATGGCGGCTTTGCCCTCGCTGAGTGGCTGCGCGACGGGCAGGTGCTGCTGAAAACGGCCCGCGGCCCGCTGCTGACCCGCCAGCCGTGGGGCCCGCAGCCGTGA
- the mdcH gene encoding malonate decarboxylase subunit epsilon produces the protein MNILFTFPGQGSQRPGMLQQLPGGDELLDEASTALGEDVRQLDRASALQQTRAVQLCLLIAGVAHARSLRQQSVQPDFCCGLSIGAFAAAVIAGALSFADALRLVALRGTLMERACPQGYGMTAIIGLDEARLQPLLGDACWLANINAPQQLVIAGSDVAMAEVAAQARAAGAQKVHRLAVNAPSHCPLLGTQAEQLAEAFQSVSLARPQAAYLSGSTARVLWQPQQIAADLAQNMARPVRWYDAMVAATEREVGLAVEMPPGAVLTGLTRPVLNGGEAVALEQGSVALIKRLAERAAQRRG, from the coding sequence GTGAACATCCTGTTTACCTTTCCCGGCCAGGGCAGCCAGCGCCCTGGCATGCTGCAACAGCTTCCGGGCGGTGACGAGCTGCTGGACGAGGCCAGTACGGCGCTGGGGGAAGACGTCAGGCAGCTGGATCGGGCGTCAGCGCTGCAACAGACCCGTGCGGTGCAGCTGTGCCTGCTGATCGCCGGGGTGGCGCACGCCCGCAGCCTGCGGCAGCAGAGCGTGCAGCCTGACTTTTGCTGCGGCCTGTCGATCGGCGCGTTTGCCGCAGCGGTGATTGCCGGGGCGCTGAGTTTTGCTGACGCACTGCGGCTGGTGGCGCTGCGCGGCACGCTGATGGAGCGGGCCTGTCCGCAGGGGTACGGCATGACCGCGATAATCGGGCTGGATGAGGCACGGCTGCAGCCGCTGCTGGGCGACGCCTGCTGGCTGGCGAACATCAACGCGCCGCAGCAGCTGGTCATCGCCGGCAGCGATGTGGCGATGGCGGAGGTGGCCGCACAGGCACGGGCTGCCGGAGCGCAGAAGGTGCACCGGCTGGCGGTTAACGCACCGTCGCACTGCCCGCTGCTGGGCACGCAGGCTGAGCAGCTGGCAGAGGCGTTTCAGTCGGTGTCGCTGGCGCGGCCGCAGGCCGCTTACCTGAGCGGCAGCACGGCGCGGGTGCTGTGGCAGCCGCAGCAGATTGCCGCCGACCTGGCGCAGAACATGGCCCGCCCGGTGCGCTGGTATGATGCGATGGTTGCCGCAACAGAACGTGAAGTTGGGCTGGCGGTGGAGATGCCGCCGGGCGCGGTGCTGACCGGTTTAACCCGGCCGGTGCTGAACGGTGGAGAAGCGGTGGCGCTGGAGCAGGGCAGCGTGGCGCTGATTAAACGGCTGGCCGAACGGGCGGCACAACGGCGCGGGTAG
- a CDS encoding LysR family transcriptional regulator: MNLDAEFTLRKLEIFIAFMNRGNLTRTADALGISNVSVHRALHSLEQSVRCPLFAHQGRSLVPLPAAHTLWEYGQEALDMLSRGVEEARKTAGIGQGRIRLGTLYSLTLETVPQLIMGMKMRRPDLEMELTMDSNETLQARLEDGLLDAILIVTSDAVIDLNRFEMLPLFDDDIFLAAPANSGLESGQTADLRDFSEQKFVSLADGFATSQGFYDAFAVAGYQPEIVTRVKDIFSMLSLVQAGVGYTLLPGRMKRVYENSVQLLKLAAPYQRRQTISIVFERNREHDPNLLALAAEGRMYRRQREGAERQAG; encoded by the coding sequence ATGAATCTGGATGCGGAATTTACCCTGCGTAAGCTGGAAATTTTTATCGCCTTTATGAACCGCGGCAACCTGACGCGCACCGCCGACGCGCTGGGGATCAGCAACGTCAGCGTACACCGGGCGCTGCACAGCCTTGAGCAGAGCGTTCGCTGCCCGCTGTTTGCCCACCAGGGGCGCAGCCTGGTGCCGCTACCCGCCGCGCATACGCTGTGGGAATACGGCCAGGAGGCGCTGGATATGCTGTCGCGCGGCGTCGAGGAGGCGCGCAAGACCGCCGGGATCGGCCAGGGGCGTATCCGGCTGGGAACCCTCTATTCGCTGACGCTGGAAACCGTGCCGCAGCTGATTATGGGGATGAAAATGCGCCGCCCGGACCTGGAGATGGAGCTGACCATGGACTCCAACGAAACGCTGCAGGCGCGGCTTGAGGACGGGCTGCTGGATGCGATCCTCATCGTCACCTCTGACGCCGTCATTGACCTGAATCGCTTCGAGATGCTGCCGCTGTTTGACGATGATATTTTTCTGGCGGCACCGGCCAACTCGGGGCTGGAGAGCGGCCAGACCGCCGACCTGCGTGATTTTTCAGAGCAGAAGTTTGTCTCGCTGGCCGACGGCTTTGCCACCTCGCAGGGCTTTTATGATGCCTTCGCCGTGGCGGGCTACCAGCCGGAGATCGTTACCCGGGTAAAGGATATCTTCTCGATGCTCAGCCTGGTGCAGGCCGGGGTCGGCTACACCCTGCTGCCCGGCCGCATGAAACGGGTGTATGAAAATTCAGTGCAGCTGCTTAAGCTGGCCGCGCCCTACCAGCGTCGCCAGACCATCTCCATCGTCTTTGAACGCAACCGCGAACACGATCCGAACCTGCTGGCGCTGGCGGCAGAGGGCCGCATGTACCGGCGGCAGCGTGAGGGGGCCGAACGGCAGGCCGGCTGA
- a CDS encoding ABC transporter ATP-binding protein: MSAILIEKLCKSFGGQPVLRDVSLQIEHGEFIAVLGPSGCGKTTLLRTLAGFEVPESGTITVGDRCYSAPGQHLAPEQRDLSIVFQNYALWPHMSVAENVEYSLKIKGMDRAIRQQRVDAALELVGLHGMGARKPADLSGGQRQRVALARCLVTRPQLVLLDEPLANLDVHLRAAMEEEFTRFHQHAGATLIYITHDQHEAMALADRIVVMHAGEVMQFATPQTLYRQPANEMVARFIDDGRVVPVSDIEPDGAGQAWVTLFGQRHRLRASPDQRVRPDGNVCLHAPDLQPVAEDQPGFCADVRRVVYRGSYRQLEMAPVADPHSRLALFLSPDRLVSTGDRLRLSVSDGWVIPS, from the coding sequence ATGTCCGCGATCCTGATTGAAAAATTGTGCAAGTCGTTCGGCGGCCAGCCGGTGCTGCGTGACGTCTCGCTGCAGATTGAGCACGGAGAATTTATCGCGGTGCTCGGCCCCTCCGGCTGTGGAAAAACCACGCTGCTGCGTACGCTGGCCGGGTTTGAAGTGCCGGAAAGCGGCACCATCACCGTCGGTGACCGCTGCTACAGCGCCCCCGGTCAGCACCTTGCCCCCGAGCAGCGCGACCTGAGCATCGTCTTCCAGAATTATGCCCTGTGGCCGCATATGTCGGTGGCAGAAAACGTCGAATACAGCCTGAAAATAAAAGGGATGGATCGCGCCATCCGCCAGCAGCGCGTCGACGCCGCGCTGGAGCTGGTCGGCCTGCACGGCATGGGCGCACGTAAGCCCGCCGACCTTTCCGGTGGTCAGCGGCAGCGGGTGGCTTTGGCGCGCTGCCTGGTCACACGGCCGCAGCTGGTGCTGCTGGATGAGCCGCTGGCTAACCTTGACGTGCACCTGCGCGCGGCGATGGAGGAGGAGTTTACCCGCTTCCATCAGCACGCCGGAGCCACCCTGATCTACATCACCCACGACCAGCATGAAGCGATGGCGCTGGCCGATCGCATCGTGGTGATGCACGCCGGGGAGGTAATGCAGTTCGCCACCCCGCAAACCCTGTATCGCCAGCCGGCCAACGAGATGGTGGCACGCTTTATCGACGATGGCCGGGTGGTACCGGTCAGCGACATTGAGCCGGACGGCGCAGGCCAGGCGTGGGTCACGCTGTTCGGCCAGCGCCATCGCCTGCGTGCCTCCCCCGATCAGCGCGTACGTCCGGACGGCAACGTCTGCCTGCACGCGCCGGATCTGCAGCCGGTGGCTGAAGACCAGCCTGGCTTCTGTGCCGACGTGCGGCGGGTGGTTTACCGCGGCAGTTATCGTCAGCTGGAGATGGCACCGGTAGCCGATCCGCACAGCCGCCTGGCGCTGTTCCTTTCTCCCGATCGGCTGGTCAGCACCGGCGATCGTTTACGGCTGTCGGTCTCCGACGGCTGGGTTATTCCCTCTTAA
- a CDS encoding ABC transporter substrate-binding protein — protein sequence MRSKVNTLVLTGLLSLSATAVAADGRLVVYTSQAPEIAQQTIDAFKAANPGIEVSWTRNGTTQLMNVLRTEMMSGDVKADVLLVADAINLGALKKEGQLMAYAGAPVSHISPDFYDKDKTWFGTKIIATVIGYNTQKAKPVNSWMALTDADNRGQVAVPSPLYSGAALYHLHTAINTPSIGWAFYQKLAANGITPEGGNGPALKAVASGIAKYGVITDADLIRAKKQGSPVDLVYPQEGASFVTEPVAILKGAHNVPAAKAFVDFMLSEKGQQLVAEQGNRPIDKRVAAPEGFAPVDTIKLLTLDTDKAVADDKQVREKFSDIFGG from the coding sequence ATGCGTAGCAAGGTAAACACTCTGGTACTGACCGGCCTGCTCTCTCTGTCTGCCACCGCCGTTGCCGCCGACGGCAGGCTGGTGGTCTACACCTCGCAGGCACCGGAAATCGCGCAGCAGACCATCGATGCGTTTAAGGCCGCCAATCCGGGGATAGAGGTGTCGTGGACGCGCAACGGCACCACCCAGCTGATGAACGTGCTGCGCACCGAGATGATGAGCGGTGATGTGAAGGCTGACGTGCTGCTGGTGGCCGATGCGATTAACCTCGGGGCGCTGAAGAAAGAGGGCCAGCTGATGGCCTACGCCGGTGCGCCGGTCAGCCACATCAGCCCGGACTTTTACGACAAGGACAAAACCTGGTTTGGCACCAAAATTATCGCCACGGTGATCGGCTACAACACGCAGAAGGCCAAACCGGTTAACAGCTGGATGGCGCTGACCGACGCCGACAACCGTGGCCAGGTGGCGGTACCCAGCCCGCTTTACTCCGGTGCCGCGCTGTACCATCTGCACACCGCGATTAACACCCCGTCAATTGGCTGGGCGTTTTACCAGAAGCTGGCGGCCAACGGCATCACCCCGGAAGGCGGTAACGGCCCGGCGCTGAAGGCGGTAGCCAGCGGTATCGCTAAATATGGCGTGATTACCGACGCCGACCTGATCCGCGCGAAGAAGCAGGGCAGCCCGGTCGACCTGGTCTATCCGCAGGAGGGGGCCTCCTTTGTCACCGAGCCGGTGGCGATCCTGAAGGGGGCGCACAACGTGCCGGCGGCGAAGGCCTTTGTCGACTTTATGCTGTCCGAAAAAGGCCAGCAGCTGGTGGCTGAACAGGGGAACCGTCCGATTGATAAACGTGTGGCTGCCCCGGAGGGCTTTGCGCCGGTTGACACCATTAAGCTGCTGACGCTGGATACCGACAAAGCGGTGGCCGACGATAAGCAGGTACGCGAAAAATTCAGCGACATCTTCGGCGGCTGA
- a CDS encoding iron ABC transporter permease: MSVLPSLLRGAAARPTSRWPGSERWVLWLLALAIGLLSIAPLARLIWAAIAPAGVPDSERLLQLLATPRVLSATGNTLIIALASTGLALLLGTLAAWLVALSDMRAKAAWVFAFILPLMIPPQVTALAWVQAMSPSSLLVQGLAAAGLSPGDGGRPPLYSLSGIIVLLGLHNAPLVFLTVRAGLQRLPADLVEAARITGASPYRVLLDVILPLARPAIFAGAALSFVSAAGNFGIQAMLGIPARVPTLITLIYQQLNNSGPGALPDMAVLSLLLAAITLIGMIASSLLGGRRDVRVNGSTHGLKQSLGRWRLPVEIAVWLMMALILLLPLSALLTTSLTQGFGQALDWQSLTLANYRNALFDYPAVRHAFVTSLGLTLLAAAILTLMALFMACYLSWRRTRLVRVLHLSSELAYALPGVVTGIAALLFFLKPIPLLNVSLYGTVWIILAAYLSNFLALVLRPTLAGFARVERSLDEAAQLAGAGFLRRMRDILLPLVAPSVIAGAILVFLTALNEIQVSILLVTSATQTIGPTIVFLDEGGSSTLAAAVGCLMILLVVLLMLLASLLGRKHRGVLPWQV; this comes from the coding sequence ATGAGCGTGTTGCCTTCTCTGCTGCGCGGCGCTGCCGCCCGACCAACATCCCGCTGGCCGGGCAGCGAGCGCTGGGTGCTGTGGCTGCTGGCGCTGGCGATCGGCCTGCTCTCCATCGCGCCGCTGGCGCGGCTGATCTGGGCGGCGATCGCCCCCGCCGGCGTGCCGGACAGCGAGCGCCTGCTGCAGCTGCTGGCGACGCCGCGGGTGCTGAGCGCCACCGGTAACACGCTGATTATCGCGCTGGCCTCGACCGGGCTGGCGCTGCTGCTCGGCACCCTGGCCGCCTGGCTGGTGGCGCTGAGCGATATGCGGGCGAAGGCCGCCTGGGTATTCGCCTTTATCCTGCCGCTGATGATCCCACCGCAGGTCACCGCGCTGGCCTGGGTGCAGGCGATGTCGCCGTCCAGCCTGCTGGTGCAGGGGCTGGCGGCGGCAGGCCTGTCGCCCGGTGATGGCGGCAGGCCGCCGCTCTATTCTCTGTCGGGCATTATTGTGCTGCTCGGCCTGCATAACGCGCCGCTGGTGTTTCTGACGGTGCGCGCCGGTCTGCAACGGCTGCCTGCCGATCTGGTCGAGGCGGCACGCATCACCGGTGCCTCGCCGTACCGGGTGCTGCTGGACGTGATCCTGCCGCTGGCCCGCCCGGCGATCTTCGCCGGGGCGGCGCTGTCGTTTGTCTCTGCCGCCGGTAACTTTGGTATCCAGGCGATGCTGGGCATTCCGGCGCGGGTGCCGACGCTGATCACCCTGATCTATCAGCAGCTCAACAACAGCGGCCCCGGCGCGCTGCCGGATATGGCGGTGCTGTCGCTGCTGCTGGCGGCGATTACGCTGATCGGCATGATCGCCAGCAGCCTGCTCGGCGGGCGGCGCGACGTGCGCGTCAACGGCAGCACCCACGGACTGAAGCAGTCGCTGGGGCGCTGGCGCCTGCCGGTGGAGATCGCCGTCTGGCTGATGATGGCGCTGATCCTGCTGCTGCCGCTTTCAGCGCTGCTGACCACCTCGCTGACCCAGGGCTTTGGCCAGGCGCTTGACTGGCAGTCGCTGACGCTGGCCAACTACCGCAACGCGCTGTTCGACTACCCGGCGGTGCGCCATGCGTTTGTGACCAGCCTCGGGCTGACGCTGCTGGCGGCGGCGATCCTGACGCTGATGGCGCTGTTTATGGCCTGTTACCTGAGCTGGCGGCGCACGCGGCTGGTGCGGGTGCTGCATCTCTCCAGCGAACTGGCGTACGCGCTGCCCGGCGTGGTTACCGGCATCGCCGCGCTGCTGTTCTTCCTTAAGCCGATCCCGCTGCTCAACGTCAGCCTGTACGGTACGGTGTGGATTATCCTTGCCGCCTACCTGTCGAACTTTCTCGCGCTGGTGCTGCGGCCGACGCTGGCCGGCTTTGCCCGCGTTGAACGATCGCTGGACGAGGCCGCGCAGCTGGCCGGGGCCGGTTTCCTGCGCCGCATGCGCGATATCCTGCTGCCGCTGGTGGCACCTTCGGTGATTGCCGGCGCGATTCTGGTGTTCCTCACCGCGCTGAATGAAATCCAGGTATCGATCCTGCTGGTGACGTCCGCCACGCAAACCATCGGCCCGACCATCGTCTTCCTCGACGAGGGCGGCTCATCCACGCTGGCGGCAGCGGTCGGCTGCCTGATGATCCTGCTGGTGGTGCTGCTGATGCTGCTGGCATCGCTGCTCGGCCGTAAGCACCGTGGCGTGCTGCCGTGGCAGGTGTGA
- a CDS encoding phosphatase PAP2 family protein encodes MRFRLTLMTAALLTGPLAHAAATTLPQAAAIASTTTPASTSQPYVALESAARNALIASIKGDYASVMRSQLESAKQGGKQVDKAWLKASGYDFAKKANQQAGIALLSGFTALPQATLKQNLDTVENINLNASDATRRQALVEAEGQNYLYFLADALGPKLGEAFIRAYDKGELGRAAALLKASEVSTGEAKKHFDYKRPFLIAGNTIHRVPDTAVVKDGHPYTADGGSFPSGHTNTGYTDALLLAQMIPERFVPLVDRGARYGYSRIVLGVHYPLDVMGSRMVAQRNVAHYLNDPSYRKLFDEAKQQLRAALEKECGSSLAACARVAAKDDPFAAPAMRTFYRFTMTYNLPRASVKAAPVVVPEGAEVLLEAALPALSAAQRRQLMVRTALEAGYPLSGDAQQSFWQRLNLHDAAVAGR; translated from the coding sequence ATGCGCTTTCGTCTCACCCTTATGACCGCCGCGCTGCTGACCGGTCCGCTGGCGCACGCCGCCGCCACCACGCTGCCGCAGGCAGCCGCTATCGCCAGTACCACCACCCCGGCCAGCACCAGCCAGCCCTACGTAGCGCTGGAGAGCGCGGCACGGAACGCGCTGATCGCCAGCATCAAAGGGGACTACGCCAGCGTGATGCGCAGCCAGCTGGAGTCGGCAAAGCAGGGCGGTAAACAGGTGGATAAAGCCTGGCTTAAGGCCAGCGGCTACGATTTCGCTAAAAAGGCCAACCAGCAGGCGGGCATCGCGCTGCTGAGCGGTTTTACCGCGCTGCCGCAGGCGACGCTGAAGCAGAACCTCGACACCGTGGAAAACATTAACCTCAACGCTTCTGACGCCACCCGCCGCCAGGCGCTGGTGGAGGCGGAAGGGCAGAACTACCTCTATTTCCTCGCCGACGCGCTGGGGCCGAAGCTGGGCGAAGCGTTTATTCGCGCCTACGACAAGGGTGAACTGGGCCGCGCCGCCGCGCTGCTGAAGGCCAGCGAGGTCAGCACCGGTGAGGCGAAAAAGCATTTCGACTATAAACGCCCGTTCCTGATCGCCGGCAACACCATTCATCGGGTGCCGGACACGGCGGTGGTGAAAGATGGCCACCCGTACACCGCCGACGGCGGCTCCTTCCCGAGCGGCCACACCAACACCGGCTACACCGACGCGCTGCTGCTGGCGCAGATGATCCCGGAACGCTTCGTGCCGCTGGTCGATCGCGGGGCGCGCTACGGCTACTCGCGCATCGTGCTCGGCGTTCACTATCCGCTGGACGTGATGGGATCCCGCATGGTGGCGCAGCGCAACGTGGCGCATTACCTTAACGATCCGTCGTACCGCAAGCTGTTCGATGAGGCGAAGCAGCAGCTGCGTGCGGCGCTGGAGAAAGAGTGCGGTTCATCGCTGGCGGCCTGCGCGAGGGTGGCGGCGAAAGACGATCCGTTCGCGGCCCCGGCCATGCGCACTTTCTACCGCTTCACCATGACTTACAACCTGCCGCGCGCCAGCGTGAAAGCCGCGCCGGTGGTGGTGCCGGAAGGGGCAGAAGTGCTGCTGGAAGCGGCGCTGCCAGCACTCAGCGCCGCACAGCGTCGTCAGCTGATGGTGCGCACCGCGCTGGAAGCCGGTTACCCGCTCTCTGGCGACGCACAGCAGAGCTTCTGGCAGCGCCTGAACCTGCATGACGCGGCCGTAGCCGGGCGTTAA
- a CDS encoding SRPBCC family protein: MPHTAYASRTIAAAPAVIWSLLADFNGLPAIHPAISHSELENGASHTEPGVVRRLTVPDGIVREKLLKLDTDAFELHYAIVEGPMPVKDYVAVIKLTPQGSNQTLAEWWADFTVTGDADPDAVARGVSEDVFATCLLHVERALAV, translated from the coding sequence ATGCCCCATACTGCTTACGCCAGCCGTACCATTGCCGCCGCGCCCGCCGTAATCTGGTCGCTGCTGGCCGATTTTAACGGCCTGCCGGCGATCCACCCGGCCATCTCCCACAGTGAACTGGAAAACGGTGCCAGCCACACCGAGCCGGGCGTGGTGCGTCGGCTGACGGTACCGGACGGCATCGTGCGGGAAAAGCTGCTGAAACTGGACACCGACGCCTTTGAGCTGCATTACGCGATTGTTGAAGGGCCAATGCCGGTTAAGGATTATGTGGCGGTGATTAAGCTCACCCCGCAGGGCAGCAATCAGACGCTGGCCGAATGGTGGGCTGACTTTACCGTCACCGGTGACGCTGACCCTGACGCGGTCGCGCGGGGAGTCAGCGAAGACGTATTTGCCACCTGCCTGCTGCACGTTGAACGTGCGCTGGCCGTATAA
- a CDS encoding GNAT family N-acetyltransferase, with product MSGESIVIESYQAQHQEAVIALILGIQNQEFGIDITADQQPDLRDVQHFYQQGNGGFWIARSGDVIVGCIGLKDIGDRQAALRKMFVAAEYRGRQFGTGAALLNTLLEHARARRLQDVYLGTTAKFLAAHRFYEKNGFDEIAVSALPESFPVMKVDSKFYRLSF from the coding sequence ATGTCCGGTGAATCGATAGTGATTGAGTCTTACCAGGCGCAGCATCAGGAGGCGGTGATCGCGCTGATCCTTGGCATCCAGAACCAGGAGTTCGGCATTGATATCACCGCCGATCAGCAGCCGGATCTGCGTGACGTGCAGCATTTTTACCAGCAGGGTAACGGCGGCTTCTGGATAGCGCGCAGCGGTGACGTCATTGTTGGCTGCATCGGCCTGAAGGACATTGGCGATCGCCAGGCGGCGCTGCGCAAAATGTTTGTCGCCGCAGAGTACCGCGGCCGTCAGTTCGGCACCGGTGCCGCGCTGCTGAACACGCTGCTGGAGCATGCCCGGGCACGCCGGCTACAGGATGTTTACCTGGGCACCACGGCGAAATTCCTTGCTGCGCACCGCTTTTATGAGAAGAACGGTTTTGACGAGATTGCGGTCAGCGCACTGCCGGAGAGCTTTCCGGTAATGAAGGTGGACAGCAAATTTTACCGGCTATCGTTCTGA